The Sedimentibacter sp. zth1 DNA segment TGTAAATTATAAAAAAGGCTCATTTGCTCTTGCACACAATGGTAATTTAGTTAATGCAGATTCTTTAAAAGAAATACTGGAAGATGAAGGTGTTATATTCCAAACTACTACAGATACTGAAGTAGTAGCCAATATGATGGCTAGAAACTATAAAGGAAACATTGTTAAATCAATAAAAAATGTAATGGAAATTATTAAAGGCGCTTTTGCATTTACAATAATGGATGATAAATCTCTTATAGGTGTTAGAGACCATTTTGGTCTTAGACCTCTTTGTATAGGAAAAAGAGATGATGGCTATTTATTAGCATCTGAGAGTTGTGCAATTAGTGCAATGGGTGGCGAGTTTATCAGAGATGTAGAGCCTGGTGAAATTGTCGTTATAAATGAAAATGGTATTGAAAGCATAAAAAGCACTAAGTATGCTCAAAAAAAATCATGTATTTTTGAGTTTGTATACTTTGCAAGACCTGATAGTACAATTGATGGAATTAATGTATATCAAGCTCGTTTTAATGCTGGTAAACAACTTGCAAAAGAAGCCCCAGTAAAAGCAGATTTGGTTTTCTCTGTTCCTGATTCTGGTACTCCAGCAGCAATTGGATATGCTCAAGAATTAGGTATTCCATATGGTCTTGGACTTATAAAAAACAGATATGCTAAAAGAACCTTTATAGAGCCAAATCAGGAATTAAGAGAAGAAGGGGTTAAACTTAAACTCAGCGTGCTTAAAGAGTTAGTTAAAGATAAAGTTGTTGTAATAATTGATGATAGTATAGTTAGAGGTACTACAAGCAAGCAATTAGCTAAAATGGTCAGAGATGCGGGTGCCAAAGAAGTACATATGAGAATTGCATCTCCGCCTGTAACTCATTCATGCTTCTTTGGTATTAATACTCCTTTTAGAAATTATCTAATTGGAGCTACAAAATCATTAGAAGAAATGACTGAATTTATTCAAGCAGATAGTTTACAATTTTTAAGTATTGATGGATTAATCAAAGCAACTGGCAAGGAAAATGGTTTTTGCCTTGCATGCCTTAATGGTGATTATCCTATGGAAGTACCAAATTTCAAATAGCAGAGGTGCAAATAATGAACAATAAATTAACATATAAAGAAGCAGGTGTAGATGTACATAAAGGTTATAAAACAGTAAAACTTATAAAAGAAAGCGTTAAAAAAACTTTTACTAAAGGTGTATTATCAGATATAGGCGGATTTGGTGGAATGTTTGCAATTGATAAGGATTCATATGAAGAACCAATTCTTGTTTCAGGTACTGACGGAGTTGGAACAAAACTTATGATTGCATTTATGACTGATAAACATGATACTATTGGTGAAGATGCAGTAGCAATGTGTGTAAATGATGTTATATGCCAAGGTGCTAAGCCTTTATTCTTCTTAGACTATATAGCTACTGGTAAATTGGACCCTTCAAAAGCAGCAACAATTGTAAAAGGCATCTCAAATGGATGTATAAAATCCGGTTGTGCATTAATTGGTGGAGAAACTGCCGAAATGCCTGGACTTTATAGTGATGGTGAATATGATGTTGCTGGATTTTGTGTTGGTATAGTTGATAAGAAAAAAATTATAAACGGAAGCACTATAAAAGAAGGAGATATATTAATTGGTATCCCTTCAAGTGGTATTCATAGCAATGGTTATTCACTTGTTAGAAAAATATTCTTTGACCATAAGCATTATAATGTCAATGATTATGTTGAAGAACTTGGTTCAACTTTAGGTGAAGCACTTATAACACCTACAAGACTTTATCCTGAATTAATTATGGATCTTATAAGCAAATTTAAAATAAAAGGAATGAGCAA contains these protein-coding regions:
- the purF gene encoding amidophosphoribosyltransferase, which encodes MYELLMDDKMHEECGVIGVYTSKPELTTQLVYYGLFALQHRGQESAGIAISTEENHIEQHKGMGLVSEIFTNDVVHRLSGNVAIGHVRYSTTGTSKIENAQPLVVNYKKGSFALAHNGNLVNADSLKEILEDEGVIFQTTTDTEVVANMMARNYKGNIVKSIKNVMEIIKGAFAFTIMDDKSLIGVRDHFGLRPLCIGKRDDGYLLASESCAISAMGGEFIRDVEPGEIVVINENGIESIKSTKYAQKKSCIFEFVYFARPDSTIDGINVYQARFNAGKQLAKEAPVKADLVFSVPDSGTPAAIGYAQELGIPYGLGLIKNRYAKRTFIEPNQELREEGVKLKLSVLKELVKDKVVVIIDDSIVRGTTSKQLAKMVRDAGAKEVHMRIASPPVTHSCFFGINTPFRNYLIGATKSLEEMTEFIQADSLQFLSIDGLIKATGKENGFCLACLNGDYPMEVPNFK
- the purM gene encoding phosphoribosylformylglycinamidine cyclo-ligase, whose product is MNNKLTYKEAGVDVHKGYKTVKLIKESVKKTFTKGVLSDIGGFGGMFAIDKDSYEEPILVSGTDGVGTKLMIAFMTDKHDTIGEDAVAMCVNDVICQGAKPLFFLDYIATGKLDPSKAATIVKGISNGCIKSGCALIGGETAEMPGLYSDGEYDVAGFCVGIVDKKKIINGSTIKEGDILIGIPSSGIHSNGYSLVRKIFFDHKHYNVNDYVEELGSTLGEALITPTRLYPELIMDLISKFKIKGMSNVTGGGFYENIPRMFPEGLTADIETKNINVLPIFKLMQKEGNIDIDEMYGTFNMGIGMVLAVDKNDADKVVEYLKSKNENPVKIGVMVKREGGLDICHN